TCCAAGTGCATTAGCGTACTTTGAGATTGTTTTGAAGGTGGGATAAGGTGCGCTCTCTCCGCATTCAAGCCGTGATATATTGGCTTTGTTGGTTCCCATGAGTTTGGCGAGTTCTTCTTGCGTAACTCCCTTTTCGGTTCTCAGTCTTATTAGCTTACGTCTGAGTTCCCAGATAGGAGTCAGAGCTTCGTACTCTTTACGAGTTTCAGGATCACTGAGTGCTTCCTGCTTGAATGATTCTAAATTTAGACTATTACTCATTTTTTGACCTCCTTCATCCGCTTACGGATAGTTTCCAAGTCCTTTAAAGGTGTTTTTTGAGATTTCTTTATAATCGAATGAAGTATTACTAATTGGTTGTCTTCAATCAGGCAGTAGAAAGAACGTGCAATCCCTTCCTTTCCTTTGGCTCTGATTTCGTACAAACCTTTCCCAAATGGTTTGATATGGGGTTCACCCATAACAAATGGACCTAGCTCTTGAATTGTTTCTAGTATGTGCAACAATTTGGCCTTGATCCCCGAGGGTAATTCAAGAGTCTGCTTCTTTACTTTTTCGCTATAGAATCGAATTGACCATTTCATGAAGCAAAAGTTATCAAAAATGATAACCTCCTACAAGTAAAATTGTCATTATTTAATCCCTGTCAACCCTACCCCCACTGATCCCTGCTGATCTGTGGCGATCTCTCACGTCCTCACTCCAAAACCCCATGTTACTGATTTCATAAGCGTGGAGGCTTTGCTTTCCTTCTTATCCTCGTGTCGTCCGCATCCGAACCTCGGGATGCGGACGACAAACCGGAGTTTGCTGTGAGTGAGAT
The Maridesulfovibrio frigidus DSM 17176 genome window above contains:
- a CDS encoding helix-turn-helix domain-containing protein, encoding MSNSLNLESFKQEALSDPETRKEYEALTPIWELRRKLIRLRTEKGVTQEELAKLMGTNKANISRLECGESAPYPTFKTISKYANALGYKVSIDFDQL
- a CDS encoding type II toxin-antitoxin system RelE/ParE family toxin, with amino-acid sequence MKWSIRFYSEKVKKQTLELPSGIKAKLLHILETIQELGPFVMGEPHIKPFGKGLYEIRAKGKEGIARSFYCLIEDNQLVILHSIIKKSQKTPLKDLETIRKRMKEVKK